The Coffea arabica cultivar ET-39 chromosome 6e, Coffea Arabica ET-39 HiFi, whole genome shotgun sequence genome contains the following window.
ggattatttctcaattagaacagtggttaacgggcgtaccttaatcacccacacagtaaggaggggttgactgtcatcgcttgtttggcagttataacctatttattagtaaataattggaattgactttgcatcgatgatcaattaggtgaaccattgctgaaattattccttggctagatcattagttatcattcatttgattttcgtaaattgttatttaatttttagtagtttcttagattttatttgaatttctttgttTGTCGTCTTCTGCACAAAAATGCCCCCTGATtattgtgaatttgaaaagaaacaattacacccaatccctgtggattcgaccatgcttaccactatctacagaaattacttttagttgagcaggtttttattattgcacaggcctGACAACCTGTCACTGGTCAGACTTGTGGGGCTTGAATCCGAGATTTGACTcctttcttctttccctatctCTTCATATTCAAGCCATTCTTGTTGAGCTCTGGTGACTATCAGGTGGCTTTCTTGAACCTTAGAATTGAAACAGACTTCGTTCCTGCTCTTCCATAAGTGCCACAGGAAGTTTGCTGTCAGGGCAATATGATCTGATCCCTGGTTCCTGTGAGCAGCCTCTTGTAATTTGCCCCACCATCTTCCGAAGTTCCACTGGTGCTCGAGGCATCCATCCCACTGAATTGGGAATAGCTTCCAGCTATCCTGGACATTCCTGCAAAAAAAGAATAAGTGCTCAATTGTTTCTACTTCTTCTCCACATCTTCGGCAAACGTTGCATCCTTTCCCTATCCGTGTGGCAATTGTTTCATTTGTTGGGAGGGTCTGATTGAGGTATTTCCAGATGAAGTGCTTAATCCTATGCTTCAAGTTGAGTCCCCAAAGTCTTTTCCAGATCATTTCTTTACTTGGCTCTGTGCTTTGTCCATTCTGATCAAACTTGCTTGGTCTATGGTTCTTTGTCATTTCCTTTAAAAGAGAGTAGCCTGTCTTGACTGAGTAGATCCCCGACCTTGTGAGATTCCATCTTATTCTGTCTCGGCCATCATAGAGGCTTAAAGGGATGCTTTGAGTAGCTACACTCTCTTCTTCAGAAAATAGCCTATTTATGATACCTGGATCCCACTGTTGTCCCTTGATCAGCTGCTTCACCTTGATGATTTCACAGTTGGTAGGTTTGGCTGATTGAATTTTACCTCCTGTCAAGTTTGAAACCCATCTACCCTCCCAGATCATTACAAGAAAACGGGCTTTTTGCAACGCTTTTGCTGCGGCACAAGGAGAAAGTGGGGCAAATAagcaacaaatttcaatttgtgcTGCAAATTTCACAGCGGTTCATAATTTTTGCATAAAAATGACATAGTTTtaataaaaatccataaaagaaaagaaaataaagtccaaaaaaaggggggaaaaacgATGTTTTAAAGATACCTAAATACCTAAATACGTAAAAATCTGATTCTTTCCAAAGTCTGAAAGCAAACAACCTAATTCcacgtctctctctctctcttatctcTCAATTCCCTTTGATTTCTAATGATGCAGTAGAAATACCTTCGGTTCCTAATTCCTGGTCAATtaatttttgtgtttgtttcttAGTTTTATATCTGCAATAGAAATATCAAACCGAATTTTCTTTCAGTTTTAGGTCGTCTTTTGAAAGGTGAATAAATTGGTATCCTCGGTTGGATTTGGTTCTCTATCGATAAACCAATTGTAGCTTTGAGACAACTCAATCAACAATTCTACGAGCTCTTCTGGTTCAAAGGCAAGGTAATTAAGTTCAATTTCTTTGTGATATTTTCACTTTACTCATTTCAACTTGTGGTATTTGCTATCGATATTGCTGATTAAATTGCTCTTTGACAATCCTTTGTTTGTCTCCTTCTAAATTTCTGGGGCTATCCGGTCTCATACTaaattttcttgcttttttatCCTCTTCTCTTACCTACTTTGGATATGCCGCATCGTATGCATATGCCGTTTCGCTTCAGTGActactttttgttttttgttacaAGCTAAGATGTTGTTCTAATAATACCACATCTTCATTGTCCTTCCTTATGCGTCATTCTGGTTATGATCTGATCTTTAGTGGCTGTTTGACCAATATGTTACTAGTTGCTTGTGCGTTATACTACTGCACATGCTAGTGCTTGATTATCGTTTGGAAACTTTGAAAGCTTTCTTATCATGATAATTTTGCTATAATACCTATATCCATCTCCAGTCGTTTGCCTTAGCCATACCAATATTCAGTCATCAGTAAATTTTGAAGTCTCGATTGATTATCCATCCAGTTGAGTTAATATAGAATTCTAAGTTGGAACCTAAAAGTTTGGCAAAGCTTCCAACTCTCAGTGACAATCTGGATAGCTGATGAATCAAAATACTTCTCTTTCTCTGACTGCTTAGAAATGTATCTAAAAGTTAAGTCTAATATGATGAGGTCCACCATTAGCCTTTTCATTGTTGTGAATTGTGCACCACCATTGGGCCCTTAATCATGGCTAAAATACCTCCATGGATTAAAAAGCTGAAAGttgttcttcttttccttttctttcatctTTTATGATGAGAAGTTTCAGAGATAAACTCCTTGCTTACAAGCTGTAGTTTACTATGGTTTAAACAGATTGAATCTTTGCTATTTTGTTCCTCATGAGATTGATTGaatcttttaaaaaatttggccaTTACAGTACATTAATTTCTTTCTTAATCAGTTTATCCATTTTTCATGAACTTATACTTCCACTATAAGCATAGCAAATTGGGATGCACATGCTgcactttattttttattttttggcatGTTAATGAGTTTGCTATTTTTCAATTCTGTTTATAAGGTCTCTTTTCTTGCCTTCTCAATCTTGTTTCTTGTAGAATGGATGATAGGTCTTGGATCTTTATTGAAAATCGAATCAATAATCCATACTTTGAAAAGTGTCTGAGTGACTTCCTTAAATTTGCCTATAAAAAAGAAGGAGGTTGGGAGTAGAATATATTGCCCATGTAGGCGATGTAAAAACTCAGAacgaagaaaggaagaaactgtGCGTGCACATGTAACAATGAAGGGGTTTTTGACCACTTATACAAATTGGATTTATCATGGTGAAGATCCATGGGACTTCAATCAAGAAAATGTGAGCAATGGAGTGTTTAGGCACACTGAAAATGATGACATTAATGAATTGATACACAAAACACTTGGAAGAACACTTGAAGAGAATTCTAACATAAATTTAGAAGAACTTAGAGGAGCCTGTGATGAAGAGACTAATAAGTTTTTTAAGTTGCTGAAGCATGCCGAAACAGAGTTATATCTTGGATGTAAAAATTTTACTCTTCTGTCATTTGTCATCAAGTTGTTGCATGTCAAGTCTCTTTGTCGATGGAGCAACAACTCAATGACAATATTACTGgagcttctcaaggaagtttTTCCTGAGAATGAATTATTTCCAAGCTCTTATCGTGATGCTTGGAAGATTGTTAAAGACTTGGGTCTTAGCTACCATAAAATTCATGCATGCCCCAACAATTGCTTGATTTATTGGAAGGAGACAGAACATGAACCTTTTGCAGAAAGTGTGGAACTTCTAGGTATAAGCAAATTGTAAAACAATCCGATGATTCAAGTGAACAAGCTAACAAAGTTCCAGCAAAGCTTGTTCGCTATTTTTCTTTGAAACCACGTCTCCAAAGGCTGTTCATGTCATAAAAAACTGCTTCATTAATGAGATGGCATGAAGAGGAGCGCATCAAGGATAGAAAATTGAGGCATCCGACAGACTCTTTAGCTTGGAAGCATTTTAATGACTGGCACCCAAGCTTTGCTAGTGATCCTCGCAATGTTCGTCTTGGACTTGCAGCAGATGGATTTAACCCATTCAAAGCAATGAACAATAAATACAGCACCTGGCCAGTGATTTTAGTGCCATATAATTTACCCTGATGGGTGTGCATGAAGCAAACATCATTTATGTTGTGTTTGCTAATTGATGGGCCTAAAGCTCCAGGTAATGATATTCACATATATCTTCAACCAGTAATTGATGAATTGAATGAGTTTTGGGATCCAAGGGTGTCTACTTATGATGCAGCTAGTAAGCAAATGTTTTACTTACGTGCTGCACTACTTTGGACTATCAATGATTTTTCAGCTTATTAAAATCTATCTAGTTGGAGTACCAAAGGGAAGTATGCATGCCCTTGTTGTAATAAAGATGTTCAAAGTCAATGGTTGATGCATAGCAAAAAACATTGCTATTTGGGTCATCGTCGATTTCTagctattgatcattcttatcgTTTAAATCGAGCACAGTTTGATGGGACAATTGAGAAACATTCTAGACCTGTTCGATTATATGGGTTTGAGATTTTAGAACAACTAAGAGATTTtagaaatgaatttggaaaggaTCAACCAGTTTCCTcagctaagaaaaggaaaaggaggacTAAAGATAATAATGACTCTGAACAAAGTCCCATATGTAGGTATAATTGGAAAAGATTGAATATATTCTTTCAGTTACCGTATTGGGTGGATAATTTGCTTCCACATAATCTGGATATAATGCATATTgagaagaatttcttggaaatctCTTATGGACACTGTTGGGGATGGGCAAGACAAATGATGACATTAATGCTCGATATGATCTGAAAGAAATGGGGATAAGAAAGGCACTTCACCCACAATCTAAGGGTGACAAAGTGTTTCTTCCACCTGTATGCTTCACAATGAGcaaagatgaaaaagaaattttttgtaATGTGCTAAAAACTGTCAAGGTCCTTGATGGTTATGCATCAAACATTTCGAGGTGTGTGAATATTAAAGAACGACAAATCTCTGGGTTAAAGAGTCATGATTGTCACATATTAATGCAACAATTGTTATCCATTGCTGTGAGAAGAATATTGCCTAAACATGTTTGCAGAATTATCATTGAGTTACGAGATATATTTAGGCAATTATACTCGAAAGTGCTTACTGTAGCAGATTGTGAAACTTTGGAGGACCGTACTCCACTGGCCCTTTGTGAACTTGAGAAGATGTTTCCACCTCTACTTTTCAATATCATGGagcatttgcttgttcacttgCCTGAAGAGGCGAAACTTGGTGGAACATTTCAATTTCGGTCTATGTATCCCATTGAGAGGTAAAAGATTATCAACTTAATCTATGTACATTGAAAAATCACCACCGATATTAATATAAATTCTATGCATAGGTATCTGTGTACTTTGAAAAATTATGTACGGAGTCGAAGTCACCCTGAAGGTTCAATAGCAGAGGGCTTCTTGGCGGAAGAATGTATGACATTCTGTTCCATGTACTTGGACAATATTGAATCAAAGTTGAATCGCCCACCTAGGACCTATGAAGGTGAATATTTAAATAGACAGATTGGCCGTCCATTAGGAAAAGAAGAGGTCATCTATTTAGATGATGTCTCTTGGGTTCAAGCTCATCGTTATGTTCTTGGAAATCTTGAAACTGTTGATCCTTTTCGCAGGTAAGTTCACAGTTTATCAAACTTAATAAAAAACTCATGAATTATTGCTTTCATTAAAGTATTTAATGACTAATGTAGGGAGCATAAGCATTTGCTAAAACTGGAAAAACCACGCATGTCAAACTATGAAAGGGAGAAAATTCATAGTGAAACATTTTACAAGTGGTTTAAGAAGCATGTAAGTTTTAAATTCAGTAATGAATTTAATTGAGCTTCATTTTCATATATTTAATATTCTCTAGAGTTAACATACAATAACAGTTTTTGTTCAAAACTTGTAGGTTGAAGATTTGGAAAAATCTAATAGTTGCCATGATTATTATAAAGAAATTGCTTATTTGGTTGCTGGTCCTGATAAATGGGCAAAAAGCTATTCTGGTTACATTGTTAATGGTTTTCGTTTCCATACTAAGAAGCGTGAGATGAGAAGGTAAACTCAAAATAGTGGTGTATTTGTGAATGCTAGTGCCAATAGTTTCGCTAGTACAAAGGATAAGAACTCTATATCTAGAATTTTAGAATACTATGGGGTCTTAGTGGATATTGTTGAGTTGAGATACTCAAATGACATTAATTTTGTGATGTTCAAGTGTGATTGGGTTGATGATGTCACTGGAATGAAACAAGATGAACACAACTTCACACTTGTTAACTTTGATCATATATTGTACAAGCAAAACACGAAGAATGATGAGCCTTTCATCCTTGGCTCTCAAGCACAGCAAACTTGGTATGTTCGAGATGCATTAGAACCTGAATGGAATATAGTTGTCAAGATGACCCCTCGAGATCTTTTCATTATTGATCCAGAAATTAACATATGTGAAGATATCCCGGATGAGCATTCTGCTTGGCAACATGTTAATAACAATAATTCTGAGGATAGTAATGTTTCATGGGTTAGGGAAGGTGTTGATGGAGTTATACTTGATGCACAAACTACAAAATCCAAGGCACACGTTGTTGAAGTTGATGATGGATTCTTCTCCGATGAGGATAATCTTGGGATTGGCAATACGATTGATGATacaagtgatgatgatgatttttttgaTAAAGCCCAACAAGGAGACAAGGCTGATGATTGACTCTAATTTTGGAATATAATCCTAACATTTTGTTATATGAAGTTTAGAATGCCAATATTAGATAAAGTTACTGATTAGTATGAAAAATATTAATTGTGGAATCATTTTCACTGCCTTGGATGCCAATTTATAATTCCTTATGTTCATATTAGTCTCCTTGATAACCTACATTCTACTTCTTTTTTTAGTAGGTTGGTAATGCTGGATTTACCTTATGTTCAATTTATTATTCCTTATGTTCATATTAGCAAGTTGGTAATGCTGGTTTCATTGGGTTATAGTTCCTTAATATGTATATATTCCTTGTGTTTGCAGATTTTAGAAATTTAAACTCCAAAAGTAAGATGATACAACACTCTCTTGCTGAATTATGTGATTAGTTTCTGAAAAAATGCAGTAAAATTAATCATCTTACTTAACTTTGCCTTCAAAAATCAGAAGCTGCTTTTATAGGTTTTCTATGGCACCAAGTATGAAGGGGCCCCGCAAAGTTGTTGGGCCAATGTCCGGAGCGCATATTGAGTCCACTAATAGTTTGAACCCTGTTTCATAGTCAAGCTCTCAATCTTATCAGACTCACCCCAATCATTATTCAAAGCCTCCAGCACATTAATTCCCATCCtaattcaaattcaaactcaGCTTCTAGCTTTATTTCTGCTTCTCAGATCAACTCTAAAGCCAATTCACATCAGTTGAACTCCAAGGCTGATTCTCAACTAAATTCCCATCCTAATTCACATATCGGTCAAGGCTTTCATTCTCAACCACTAGTAGACCATCGTGAGCAACCAGATTCCTTTGATAACAATGATTCTGAAGCTGGATCAGGTTCTTCATATGATTCAGAAGACATAGAGGATGTCTTTGATGGTAtttttgatgatgatgattctaGTGAAGAAGGTcggttggaaaagaaaagattatcACAAACAGTTTTGAGTCTAGCATTCCTTATTATAAGCTTTGTATaatattcataaaaaaaattatatgaatcacaatttcttcttttgtatgtgtatgtgttttttGTACACAGGAGACAATAGTGGTAGAGGACTAGCCAGACGAAGTGCTAGTTGGGGTAGTGGAAAGAAATTGGAGTTAGTTTGGAATGCACGAGGCCAAGTAATTGGTCCTAATGCTACACAGTATATAAGTCAAGTAGGAATCTTAGTAAAGAATGGTAATAAATTACCACTCACGTACACAGATTGGAGGGCCATGCCTGAAGGATCTAAGGAGAGATTTTGGGAAGATATTAAGGTATTTTGACTCACTATCAAAGTTAgcaacatttttttctttttatttcatacAATCTTGTAGCTTGTGAATGtttaaacttttgttttgtaaattttgaTAGAGAAATACAAATATTGATGATACATGCAAGAAAGTACAAATGATGAGGGTCAGCAAATTGTGGAGAAATTAGAAATCAAAAGTCAAGAGCATGTATTTCACACCTTATAGGAGGCACGGGTCATGGCTATTAGTACACTGTCCTGCAAGAGTTGAGGAGGATCAATGACCTATTTTGGTTGATTATTGGAGCTCAGAAGATGTCAAGGCATGTATTTATTGTCACATCTCTTTTGCTTTTGAATTAAATTCTAGTGCTATTATGATTTTGATGTGTTGTTAActatttttttctgttttgtacaTAATTAGAAGCAAAGCAAGATTAATAGCAagaatcgaaaaaaaaaagatgccaCATCGAACAGGGCGAAAAGATCATGTGAACCTCAAGGAAGAGGTATATTAAATTCTAATGCTTATGTTTCTAGCAATTTTTTCTGGAAAGTAGTCTTATTTAGAAATATTAACACTTTAGTTTGTACATTAAATATGTGGTAGCTTCGGATTAAAACTGGAAAGGAGCCTTCGAAACTAGACGTTTTTATTCATTCAagacaaggaaaacaaatggatgagttGACTTCACAAACAATTGTAAGAATAGCTTTTAGTCACTTTTTATTGGTTTTACTTCACAAATAATTCTTTCTTCTGTCTGTTTTTCAATTTAGGCAACTATGAATGAGGAAATACAAAAACTGCCAGAGACATCCAGGGATGATAATTTTGTGAACGATATACTCTATGAAAATATTATTGGACCTAAAAAACCAGGTCGTCTTCAAACTTATGGGGTAGGTGCAACTCCAAAAGACGTGTATAGGATGTCAGATAACATGAATGCTGGACAAAAGAAAGCATTTGAGGATGCAGTGAATGAGAAAGTGGAAATCATACGTGGTGAACTACGAGAAGAAATGAATTCGAAATTGGCAGATTTTAAGGAGGAGTTGATTGCTCAATTTGAAGCAAGAATGGTTTGGGATAACTATTTGGTTAAATATTAtagtttttctaattttttattgCTTTAGTTACTATTTATCTTTGTTCTTCCAGGGGGCATCCACATGTGACTTGGCATCACtccaaagaagagaaatgaaTGCAGCAAAACAATCTCAAATTTTGGACTCATTAGAGGTTGTATATTAATTCATACAATTCGATTTTGTGTTCAAACTCTCTGAAATATCAGCAGCTATGgcctgattttcttttcttcacacTTTGTTGATAATGTAACAGGTTGGCGATAGAATGAACAGGGAAGTTGGAACAAATGATGCAGAAATAAACAAGtgtgaaatgaataaaaaagtTTCTTCAATTGCTGATATTCTTGAGGTATAATATGCGTACTTTGAGTTGGTCCTTCTATAGAAGACCAATTTTGCTGAGTTCCttgttgatattgaattgtgcaTGAGTTCCTTGTTGATGACTATTTGTGCATGAGCTCCTTGTTGATATTTAATTGACTAGTCTTTTGTTATACCAAAACCACCatacaaagaagaaaaggagcagGACTACTTGCAAACGACTTGCTTGAGGTATTGGAAAAGTTTCTGGAAATAACTCTATTCTGTCAAGCTATTTGTGAGACATAATGTAGTAGAAGTGGTCTTAATTTTCAATGTCTGTGAAAAGATTGAAGTAGgggtttttttcccctttttttcctttttttttggtggttttcttgatgttagaatTGAATTACAAATTCCGTTTCAGTGTCTATTGTTATATTAACGTTTTCTTCATGCTTAATGGGCTGGGGTTATATGAGCAGGGGACTAATAGAATACACTTTGCAGTACTGGACTTGATGTTAAATGTGGAGTTGGTTTCATGGTTTGGTTCAAATGGGGATGGATGGTATGTTGGAAGCACGCGGATTGGGAGATATGAAGATGTTTTTGAGAGATGTATGATGAAGTGTTGTACTTTTGAAGACAAGCACATTTTGGAATATATGAAACATCTTGTAATTGGAGCGAACAATATTAAATGATAAAGTTTGTAGAATTTGACTAAAACAATGTATGATACTTTATTCTAGTGTATTATGGAACTATATTTTGTTATAATATTCGATTTTAGGATATTTGAGCATGATAACTATTGTACtatgaaaaaattgatttctgGCCTTTATATTGGTGACTTTTTTGCGACGCAAGTTTTTGTCGCATGACATTGTGGACATTTTGTAGCGCATTTTTGTGCCCCAAGTAGAGTGGTGACACTCAAATTGGCGTCGCAAAGAGCGATGCAAATGCATGCGACATATTAAAAATTGTGTCGTTTTCTTTTGTAACGGCTACTTTTATGACACAATTTAATTCCGTCGCATTTGTGCCGCAAAAAGGTTTTCGCGGcagttttttgactttttgcagCACAATTCTGGCGTCGTGAAAAGTCAGTTTTCTTGTAGTGGATGTTGACTGTTTCCCCGTTTCCCACATTCTTCCTACTTCCCTCTTCTATAAGGCCTATAGAGCTGTGTATACTTTGCCAAATCCATGAATCCCTGACTGCCTTTGTGGCCTGTAAAACAGAagaatttggaaaatatttagCTTTCATGATCTTACTAACAAGCAAGtttggttttgtgatgaacTTCCAAACTTGCTTTGCTAGTAAGACCATGTTGAAATCCTCGAGGTCCCTAAAACCCAATCCTCCCCTTTCTTTGATATTTGTCAAATGGGATCAGCTCATCCAATGGATTTTCCTCTTGTTGCCTTCGCTACCTCACCAGTAGTTTGCCATGATGGAACTTAACTCCTTGCATAATCCCTTTGGCAATTTGAGGACTGACATAGCATGAGCTGGCATGGCCATTGCTACTGACTTCAGGAGGACTTCTTTTCCTGCTTGGCTCAGCAATCTTCCTTCCCAaccttgaattttctttttgaCACTTTCCCGAATGAAACTCATAATCTGATTTTTTGACCGTCCTATAACAAGGGGGAGTCCCAAGTATTTACCCTGGGCAACTACTTTGATTCCGAGGAGGGAGATAGATGAGATTGCTagatttttaatcttttttgttGTCATTATAGAGGTAGGACAGTGCTACAGTGCCTATAGTTATGGTAACGATATTAGGGAAACCTGCTATTATAGGTTTCTATTACCTTTAGTGACAGATCAAATCTTTTAGtgactttttaaatattatattaaaataattaatattaactttagtaagtttttaattaaaactagtaagtATATGCCTGAAAGATAAGATTTAGTCAGAAATAgaaatttacactttgagtaatttaatttacttattatttgacaaaatttacttatgTTTAAATTAAACTTACCAATACTGAAAGTAAAAAATGTAcatatttaagtaaaaaaacGGTTTTGGGTTCCTGAAAACGGTTTTGGGTATCACCTTTCTCTTTAAAGTTATCTACCTTCTTCTTATTCAGTTCCCAGTTCCAATGATACGATTGAATTCCCAGGCAAAGGTTTCCACTTTGATCCACACTTTCTCTTTGTTACAATTGAATAAATCTTctcacttcaaaattttcatctttagtTCACACTTTGCTTCTATCCTTTCTCATCGTTCGGTTGGGTTTGAGTGCTGCCATATGCAAACACAACAAAAGGGTTAGCGACGGTGGTAGCCAGCCAAAGAGCATATGAAAAATAGCAGTGACGAGGTTAGATCATCATGTTCTCTTGAAATCGTTTGATTATATTgctgtaatttatttatatttcatttgttttgtttgtcaagATTTTCTTGGGAAATCAAGGCTGAGAATTTGAAGATTTTATTGCAATTTTGAGGCTGAAAATGTCCGTTGAAACATCTAGGAAATGGTTGTAGTTTTGATTGTCTACGGGTAAAATATGTTTAATAGCCATGTGAAACATCTAGGAAAGGACTTGAGACCAGACGTTTAAGTTAAATGTGATTAATTTGTGAATGCATATAAGAtgtttggtgaaatgtcaaagagAAATTTGTATGTTGTGATTGCTACTCTGTGCGGGTGAGAATTACTAATATATTAGTAACTCAACATGAGCTTTATAACTTGAATTCTTCAGGCAAGAGAGGTTTCTCCCGTTTTGGAATTCTAAGTTGATACGCTTGATGGAGCATATGTTATTGAACTGAACTGATCTAGAATCATTGTTGCGAATCTGTTGTTTCTATGGAAATTTATTATCAGCCTCTTGAATTTTTTACTCCATTGTAACGTCTGCAATGCCACGGAAATTTGGCCATTATTACTCTTGTAAATCTGTGTTGCAGAAGCAATTCTTATTACCATCCTATGATACATGTAGATTTTGTAGAATCACATCTTCCCTCTTCTTCAGTCAGGAAATGAGAGAAAATTCATAGAACAGTTTCCGACCATCAATCAATTATGGTGTTATACATacttcatatttttgcatttttttgtttatttttcttttgaatggTGTTGCATGGGGCAAACCTGCGGAATCCAGGGGTCTTTGAGCAAAGGATTGTCAAATGCTGGTTGTTGATACATATAGACACAATCAATTATATCACCGTCTTTGCTCTGTCAtgagaaaaaattttgaatttcattgtAAAGAGCCAAAGGCATTCAACATAATCTAATCTACCTACCCGCAAATTTGTGACTTTCATTGAACTAAGGATTAGATTATGCTGGTTGTTTCGATATTTTGGACATGTGAATAACTCATCTTCCTCCTAAAAAATTACTAATACGTAAACCCTTACCGGGAGAGTCAAAATAGCTTGTTAATGCCATTGCTATATCATAACGATTAGACTGGAACATAAATCTGTTGAATGGGTTGATTGGAACAAAATTCAGATGAATGGTTTATATGAGAATTGAGGTTTTCAATTAGTTTGATGATGGTTTGTAATATAGAGAGAATGGAGTTCTAATCATAAAATACCTAGAAAAGAAACGGGTTGTCAAGTCGAGAAGATAAGTAAGTTTTTAATTCAAACTAGTAAGTATATGcctgaaagataagttttagtcagaaatagaaatttacactttgagtaatttaatttacttattatttgacaaaatttacttatgtttaaactaaacttactaatactaaaagtaaaaaatttacatatttAAGTGAAAAAATCACCGGGTTTCTAAAAATGATTTTGGGTTGCTGAAAACGGTTTTGGGTTCCTGAAACACTTTCGGGTATCACCTATCTCTTTAAAGTCATCTGTCTTCTTCTTATTTAGTTCTCAATTCCAACGATACGATTGAATTCCCAGGCAAAGGTTTCCACTTTGGTCCATACTTTCTCTTGGTCCAATTGTTGTTGCTACAAAGGGACAAAAGGCAAAACAGTCCACTCACAAGCGAAAGCGAAGACGATGCAAAAATTGCAAGTAATCACCTACTCTTAAAATTGACTTATTCTACGGTTAGAATAGCTTTGTAAAACCAGATATGAATGAGCAATGCTAAATTTCATCCACTCATTGGCTTTATGTTAGAAGGCCAAAAATGTTAGTTATATATGTACACTTCATATACGCCTTTATAAATTCA
Protein-coding sequences here:
- the LOC113696452 gene encoding uncharacterized protein, which translates into the protein MIWEGRWVSNLTGGKIQSAKPTNCEIIKVKQLIKGQQWDPGIINRLFSEEESVATQSIPLSLYDGRDRIRWNLTRSGIYSVKTGYSLLKEMTKNHRPSKFDQNGQSTEPSKEMIWKRLWGLNLKHRIKHFIWKYLNQTLPTNETIATRIGKGCNVCRRCGEEVETIEHLFFFCRNVQDSWKLFPIQWDGCLEHQWNFGRWWGKLQEAAHRNQGSDHIALTANFLWHLWKSRNEVCFNSKVQESHLIVTRAQQEWLEYEEIGKEERSQISDSSPTSLTSDRLPTVEVPGAMCVATCGAVDRTRKKAGMGIVVRDNSRKLTATKAIPLTFSGDRILTEALAIRIGLLFAMEQ